The Vidua macroura isolate BioBank_ID:100142 chromosome 4, ASM2450914v1, whole genome shotgun sequence genome window below encodes:
- the C4H4orf19 gene encoding uncharacterized protein C4orf19 homolog, whose product MGCRCCKMIQSYIFDPEEVQSSGCIHEVNSYKHNEQGSNKSKFKENSENEEPKNELQKDEVNKTENKNPINSTTETLWNHRGNDSQEDGLVKCAAKPDVAVNGGNSCAQHSMLNPNTRSVKETSEKGTFSQSEAPSASNRDLYTKSNRSGQDLDLETSSQSKAASNVPNSIPDSQSAEDSVFLKGNSILETESNTIRLPDIDYPQNGNQTGNCVEKDSFSFNCTHSDQNTGASVIQDQDAHVIPPWPVKESSIEPFKTDSATLSESLTAGITVVAVTKVTQAPTHINHKDISGGIEEEDAEVAAALAALEAATAGEDVEDDDEY is encoded by the exons ATGGGGTGCAGGTGCTGCAAAATGATACAAAG CTACATCTTTGATCCAGAAGAAGTACAATCATCTGGATGCATTCATGAAGTAAACAGCTATAAACACAATGAACAAGGCAGCAATAAATCCAAATTCAAAGAGAACAGTGAAAATGAAGAACCTAAAAATGAACTCCAGAAGGATGAggtaaacaaaacagaaaataaaaatccaataAACAGTACAACAGAAACTCTCTGGAATCACAGAGGCAATGATTCTCAAGAGGATGGCCTTGTGAAGTGTGCTGCAAAGCCTGATGTTGCAGTCAATGGTGGCAactcctgtgctcagcactcCATGCTCAACCCCAACACAAGATCAGTGAAAGAAACCAGTGAAAAGGGAACCTTCAGCCAGTCAGAGGCTCCTTCAGCCAGCAATAGAGACTTGTACACCAAATCAAACAGGTCTGGACAAGACCTTGACCTAGAGACAAGCAGTCAAAGTAAGGCAGCCAGCAATGTGCCTAACAGTATTCCAGACTCCCAGTCTGCAGAAGACAGCGTCTTTCTCAAAGGAAATTCAATACTGGAAACAGAAAGCAATACCATAAGACTGCCAGATATTGATTATCCCCAAAATGGCAATCAAACTGGGAACTGTGTTGAAAAAGACAGCTTTTCATTCAACTGCACACATTCAGACCAAAACACTGGTGCTTCAGTAATACAGGACCAGGATGCTCATGTAATCCCACCTTGGCCTGTGAAAGAGAGTAGTATTGAACCTTTTAAAACTGACTCTGCAACTTTGAGTGAGAGCCTTACTGCTGGTATCACTGTAGTGGCTGTTACCAAAGTCACACAGGCACCCACACACATCAACCATAAAGATATCAGTGGAGGAATTGAGGAGGAAGATGCAGAagttgcagcagctctggctgcactGGAAGCTGCAACAGCAGGAGAAGATGTGGAAGATGATGATGAGTACTAG